The DNA region ATAATTACCTCCTAAAAATGCTATGGCAAAGACCATAAGAACACTAGAATCTCACCTGATGTCTATGACAATATTCCTTGGAGGTGTAGAAAGTCAGAAAAAAAGGTGTAAAGGATTCTTAAATACTCAGAAGGATCAAGTATAGACTAGGAACAAGGACTGAATAGAACAGAAATGAATTTGGGGAAACAGTAAGAAGCATGGGTGGGGGTACTCCTACGGGCAGGCTGAAAGTTCTGGGAAGTCAGGCAAGTAGAGTTTGGCTATGTTGCAATAGGCAGTGAAGAGCAGGGGACTGCAAAAGTTCTGGGGTAGAGAATGCCATTAAGAAAAAGGTCTTTGGGAAAGCAGAGAGCAGTTTTGTTGAAGGACCTTGAATGGAGGCTGTTTGAAACTAGGCCATGTGGGAATCCAGAGCTTGGACTTTGCTGGTGGTGGAAGCAACTGGATTGTAAAAAGATTCCAAATGTTTCAGAGGAAGGTGAATCAGAACTTGGTGATGGATGATAGCATTTCAGAGTTTTGAGTCTGGCTAATAGAAGAAACAATAGAAGTTACGAAGGAGGAACAGGAGGGAGAGATTGAAGAGGGTTCCCTTCATCTAAGGATATGTTTGAAGCCATGGAATGGAGCTTAGGAAAGCAATTAGGATTGGAAGTCATATTTGAAAACCGTAAGATTGGTAACTATAGTGAAAAAATGAGAGGGAATTGTTTTTGAAAAAGTTCATGGGAGAAGATATGCACAGCATCAATGTATGCATAGTATCAAGAGTAGCACGTAACAGGAAGAAAGTAAGGCAGGCAggacaggagggaggagggaggggagttgCCCCAGTGTGGGAGAACCAGAAGAGTTTCTAGTGAATTTAAGTAGGTTTAAGAaaggagggggcagaaggggactgaggggtattatgtttactacacatggtgtggggaatcacGGAGAGAAAAGTGGCACAGAGAAGGctcatagtgaatctgtggcatcttactactgatggacagtgagtgcattggggtatgggtgagggcttgacaatatgggtgaatgtagtaaccacattattttttcatgtgaaaccttcataagagtgtatatcaatcataccttagtaaaaaaaaaaaagagggagcaGTGAATACTTGAAATGCTACAGAGCTGACAAAGAGAAGGGGCTCCTAAATTTGGTAATGAGGTCATGGTTAATTTTAAGAGGACAATTTCTATAGACAGCAGTGGGCTCAATGGAAAGGATTTAGGACAATGAATCTTGAAAGTCACTGGGTTTAGCAGAGAAATTAGTATAAATTATACCCCAAACTAActgaacaaaaatacaaaattggCAGGAATAGAATAGGATGGCAGAAATAGTGGCCAGGTTAAGGAAAGAAATTGTAGAGAGATTTTCTGTATTTCCTCAAAGTAGGAGAAAAAGCCTCCAGAGGGGGAgaggttttttattttgaaatgattcatggtcactttctttttaaagtattttatttttatttgcatttttcatgtAGGCTACTCTTGGGGGTCACCTGCTTCCACAATTATCAAAGGATAGCCAGTTTAACCAAAAGAATGCCTTTGGAATTGGTTATGGCAGGTAACTACTGACTGGCCCATTAGTTCACTAATTCATTGGCCAAAgctttttgattttttgagggaaaaaaaccctCCACCACAATAGTGCTAGTtgagtaattttctctttttactctGTGCTCATCCAAGAGTGTCCCAAAGTGGAATTATCTCAGTCACCAAAGCACATTTAAATGTCTGCCTCTTTAAGGATTCCAATGCCTCTTAACTTTAAACTTAAATTTAATGCTAATTAAAAGTGCATTAAACTGTATACCTGAAAGTATGAATTCTGTGTATAAATTATACCCCGAACTAACTGAACAAAAATACAATGGAAAAGTAGGGCCTGTTCTTCACCATAACAGCCACTACTTTTCAAACTATTACCATGTACCAGACATGGTATAAAAGCTGTATATACACTATTTAATTCTCCCAGTGAGTTAGGTGTTATGGTGATGAGGAAAAGTTTTGAGTCACTTGCCCAAGATGACACAGCTAAATACTGGAGTCTGGACTCAGTGCAAGTCTGTTTGCCTGGCAGAGACTGAGACAAGATCTAGTTGACAGCTCATTACTGGGTGTGCTTTTAATGTGTTTTACCTTCTTTAGGGACCAGCATCAACGACCTTCTGCTGTTCAGCTCCTGAAGCATTCCTTCTTGAAGAGAAGCCACTGAATATACATCGACTTCTTTCCAGTTCCATTAGATACTCTATTATTGCTCATTGTAGGATGATGGTTAAGGGACCTTTGTTTTCCTACTGGAAATTCAACTAACCCAATATAACCTGACCCTGATTCTCTAACAAGTTTTAGTTATATTTTAGCCTCCTCAAGCTTCAGGCATGATTACCCATATATGAAAAATTTTTCTTAAGCCTTAACAATAAAAAACCTATTCCAGTGTTTACAGTTTGACTCTGCAGGAACTACATCTATTGCTTTATACAATAATTCCTTTCATTTTTGGCCTGTCAATTTTGTCATTAAattgaaaaaacaagaaaaattgtattttcttGCTTGGTGGGTAGACATCTATTTAATTCTTGCAAAGGAGACTAGAGGAAAGTGAGAAGTTAAATGTAGAGAGGTTACATTCTGTTCACTTTGGTGGCAATTTTACCTTTGCAGACTACAGGAGCCTCAAGGTTAACAAGAAGAACTAAGGTCCCCTAACTCCTCAGTCTTCACCTACAAGAAACTGGGCTATTCAAGGTGGCTCCATAAAACCTCAGGCTGCTTTTCCTGTAATTTATAGTACAACTTGAGGTCTTCACTTGTTTGCAGAGTGAATTAGGTCATTATCATATCCAGAACTAGCTAAACCTAAGCCAGTGGGTGGGATAAAAACTAGGTCTGATAGAGAGAGTGGGGTCAGCATCTAAACTTTTTCAGGGCACTTTGCTCACCTGGATGAAGTACTTGTTGCTGAGATCACTCTTCACTTAAATTTCCAGAACATAGGTAACTTCACAAAAATGAACATGGATAAGTTGTCAGGATCACTACAAGGCCTTGTTGTAAGTTGCTGCATTATGCATTTTTGGTAAGGTTTCTATTGCTGAGACTCCTCCACTCACCTCCTAAACTTCATTGACACCTGTTGTTTTAAGCTCTATCTACAGATTCTTTGTACTGGCTGCTATAATTTCAAGGTGGCACTACTACAAACTTTAGGTGTCCTAACAGTTGTCAGGCCTTGTCGGAATTAAGCTGCTGCTTCAAAAATTTTTGAGAAATCCACATGAAATGCAAGTCAGCTGACACAAAACAGATTTTACTTTGACCAACATGTTTTCATAGGTTTTTATGGATATACCTTCCTCCTCTCCCAATTTGCAGTTCCTGTATTTGATAAAAATTTAGGGTATGTCTCCATTATTTTACTTAGTATTATAATCAATATATATAATCTGAAACATAATTTTGTTATGGTGGGGTTCAACTGCAGTAGGGATCTTTAGCATTCTTTAAAATCTGGTTATATCTGATTTCAGAGCAATTAACTGTTAACTTTCAAGCCTATAAAACCCTGtatgtttacattcaagattAAAAAACTTCCTCAAGGCCATCCAACTGGTGGGAGTTGGAATTCCCACCGATATGTCTCACCTTAATGCCCTTTCCCTCCTGCTTCCCACATTTGTCAAGTTACATGAAATCAGTTACATCACTTGTTTTACTCCACTGAGATGCTGATAAACTTACCAGTCTAGTGAATGATTCTGATTCCTTTAATGATGTGAGCAGCTTTTCATTTCTCACCTACCTAGCAGCAATATTGCCTGCCCTCTGTGACCAACTCCCTTCTCACCAGGCACAATGCCCTGCTTTTAATCATTTTCAAAAGTGCATTTCGTTACATACTGAATCTTTCTGTAGGCTCTGGGATCCCAAGCTCAACTAAAGGAAATTTAAATCCTCCCCCAAATCCTAAAAATACAGTAGTTCTAACTCTATTGCATCTCTTTAACATCAACCTACTTTAGCACTTACACTTGGGACATTTCTCAGTGGCTGAATTAGGAAGAGTTGCCGTAGTGGAAAAGATGGCATCAGGGAGTGCagtattccatttatttgttttaccCACTCCCTCCCACATGTCCACTAGCAGTCTTGGGCCTTCCAATAGTGTAATGAATAGCACCAAGATAAAAACCCACTTAACATGCCCAGTGAGCAGTCAAGAGCCTCCATTCCCTACCAGGCTGTCTTTATTCCTCATACCTGACACATTTCAAAGTATTATTTCAGTTTAAAGCAGCTAATGCACAAACTTGAATTTAGAAACAGCTTTTCAGGGGATTCTGTCAGCATTACATACTCAGCACAGACAGTCTTAATCTTCATTGGTAATCAACGAACTTAAGAAATCTTCATGCATGGCACTGCACTTTGAAAAGTTGAAAACAAACAGTCCTGAGGAAAAGCTAAGGTAACTTTATCCAATTGCCATGACCTCTCACGGCTTAGTGTGAAAAGCCATGGCTGAATTCATCCCTAAATGCTGCTCCTACAGATTGTGACTTGAAAGACTGACTGATCTTGGGTATATGCCTGAACACTTTTTAGGTCTAAATAAGCCTCCTAATTTCAATGCAATATGATAAAAACCCTCATTAGTAAGGCCCTACATGGCTTTGGGAGGTTTTGAGGGAACAAGCAGGTAATATACTACAGCTAAAACAAAAATGTGTAATTTTCATTACATTGAAAATAGCAGGGGAAAATGGAAGAAACAACCAAGTAGAATGAGTTACTAAACAGAATTACTAACTTTGGTTAAATGTAATTACTGACTCTGTACTATTCCTAAATAAAACTCACGTTAACTTCTTGTATGCTAATAAAATAAAACCCTTACTGGTATAACCAAAAGAAGATTAAGACAAATCTTTTAATGTGATTTTGtaacatttattttacatttaggctttaaaatatattttagaagaatTAATTTTTCTTAGTTCTATTTTAGTAAAACCATTTCCAAGGCTTCCATTTTCTCTTAAGTGGAAGGTACAGGAAAGTTGGTGGGGGAAGAGTGAGGTGAGCTGGAGAGAGCAACAATATTAAAGCAATTTATGGTTAAGTATTTTTTCATGGCTGATCCCTTCCAGATAATGTAACTGCAATTactctttgtttttttatgtgatgCAGAGATTACACAAGAAAATCACAGTGTGAACTAGAATGAACCATTTAGGAAGGATGATAAAGAGATATAAAATTATCTtacaaattagtcacagggaccaaagtacagcataggagcATACTCAACAATAGTTCAGTATCTTTCCATGGCAACAGACAGCAACTATACCTATTGTGGTGAACATTTTTTAATATCAAATCACTCtgaactgtcaaatcactgttgtacactGAAGCCAATATAATGTGTATTAAGTATATTTCAAATAAGAGATTGAAAAATAGAATGAACAACTTAAGTTTTGGGGACAGTAGGCATGCAGTGTTTAATACACACATAAGTTTAATGAACCTGGATTGGCCCTCATCCTTCTCTCCAATATCCAATATCCTTCTGTTAGATTCTCTTCAATATCACCTACTCTAGTTAGCCTTCCCCAACCACCCAAGCCTTGAACCTCACCTCCCTATGAAAAGGTACTATTACTGACATTTTGTAGGAAAGGAAATCAAGGCAGAAATTCAAGTAATTTGCCAAGGACATCAgataaatggcagagctgagactaGAATGTGGACAATTTGATCCCAGAGGACACATCCCTTGATGATATATAAAGTTACTCAGATAAAGAATAACTTCTATTAGAGACTTTATTTCCCACATTTCCCAGGACTGAAAGTTATTTCTGATTCACATTAACAAGACATGTTGGAGCCTTGGATTTATGTTGTCaatgaacacattttattaataattcctTGTAATAGATACTAAGCTGAAATTCAATGACTAACTGAATTCATGCCATACACATATATCCTGTTTTCGATTTTCTATTAGCAAACATCCTATTCAATAGTATTTTGAGTACCTTTAGAAAATGAAATCCCAATTACTGCTGATAACAAATGAGTACATGTCAAGTGTTTCAAACCAAGCAAAGCTGCTTGAAAAACTCTCTGAAAATAATGTACTCATTACTTAACAAACAATATAGGCAAaacaaatcaaatcaactactgaACAGGTTTCAAGTGAGGCTTTCttccaaaacttggaaataagGGAAATTAGCCCTCGGAACTTACTTTTAAGATTAATGGACTGCAGCAAACTGGTTAAGTCACCTTTAAGAGAACAGAATTACTTCTAGCCACACAATCTTCAATGTATTTTGCTTATCAATCTATCTAAAGAACCTGTCAGGCAGAATAGAGACTGCCTGGTAAATTATATAGAACAGAAAAGAGGTGTCACAGAAGCAAAACCTGGCTGGGCCCAAATCGACATTTATGGAATTAAAAATGGATGCATGGTATCAAACCAAAAACACTTCAAGCATTCCAGATCCACTGGCAGATCATCTCTATTGAAAAAGACAGTCTCAGGAGCAAATTTTTACAAAACAAGCATATTTCTGATTATTTAGCTTACAGAGGTCAAATTTCAGGTATTAACATGGTTGTGAATTCTCAAATTAACACATTGGTATCATAACCTGGCACTCtaggaggaaaaagagagaatgtTTTTCCAAAGCAAACATCCCTGTCTCAAATCAGCCTCTCATAAACAAATGTGCACGTGAGACTACCAACTTATCATCCTGTGAGCTCAGTTTAAGCAAATTTTTCCTGAGTGTGGGATTTGTTGATCCTTCAGCTGGGTAAGTACAGTTAGTGAATCCTACTGCTCCTAAGAAAGCCTCTTGCATGAGACTGCTGAATCAAGAATTCTTCATGACAAGAGCTCTCAAATTTTTCTCAGCAAAGACATCTGAAAAATCACATAGCAATATAAGCACAGTAGGTGAGACATAATTGCCTTTTGGTCAGATAAATTTGGGAATGATGAGATATCTTGAGAATAGAACCATCTTCCTTTAGAgatactattttaaaagaaatccttATTTCCATAGTAGATGCAAAACCCTAAAACATCTAATCAGCCAAAAGAGTATATAACAGTCATGCATATGGAAGTAGTTTACTTCTAAGTTGGGTTAAGGAACAAAAAACAGCAATTTTAAATCTCAAATGTAACAAAGTGTTTAAATGCTTTTAAGGCAAGGCATTTGGTAACTaacaaaaaccattttaaatttggTTCTGTGAAGTAGTCATTTCTTTAGCTCAAAGAGGATAGGCCAAAGGAGTAAGGTATCTTACATAATTATAGTCTGTTGGTACAAAGTAATGTAAGCACCCTCTTGACATCCCCCATGAAACAATGTATCATGGTAGCAATTTTCTTAGACTCTGAGGAACTCTTACCCAGAACAAACCTGCATACACAGAGGAAGATGGAGATGCACCTTTAACTGCTTTCAAAGATAAACCTAGGGGTATTTACATGACTTTTCAGTATTTAAATACCTGCAAGAAATGAACCTCAGgttaaataagaaaaaggaaCTAGGACATTTTGCAAGGCTTATTTAACAGTGAAGGCACTACCACCAGTTTTGTTAAGTAGGCCTCCAAGAATGTTTCTATGAGAAAACACTTCGCTTTGGCTCTgaaaatattgttattttaaagtaGCTAAGGCAAATATTTAGGGGCACAGCTCAGTACTGGAAAATTAAAGAGGTAGAAGTAAAGCCTTTCTATCCAATGTGCATAAAGGTAACAAATCTACAACCTAGGGAAAACACAACTAAAAAATGAATCACTCTCTTATAGGATGTTTGAAGataatgttttttaatatttcaaatattaaaaaaaaatctcatcaaaAATGTATCACCTTAACAGTACGTTGCACATGTGGAATTTCATACCTAAATTTGATACTATTTTGGTTTATTTATGGCTACTCGCAAGACTCAGTAATAATGTCCATTCATTGGAGTCTTTTTCTTTGGTTGAGCCTATTGGGACCAGACTGATGAATGACTTTATGCAAATGAGATGGTTAAAGCAAATtcatggtatatgaattataaggGTTTTGATTTAATGGAAATGAAACTTAAAAAGGATTTCCATATACACATCTCCACTGTGGTTTTGGAAGCTAATATCCTGTTCAGAGGTTATAGTTTGAATAGCTCACACAATCCTGTAAAAATTACAACTGGCTgccctttaataaataaaatcattgtaAAGAATTACATTTACAGAGTGAAAAGTGAATACATAGCATTTCAAATTCAATTTTGGAAGTACTAATAAGTACTGATCCATAACAATATACACTAACTACCTTTTTAAACTGTCCATCATTAGCACCAATAAAGATTCAACAAAATTACTTTTATTCTCACATCTCAAAACAATTCTGCAAATTCTTAGTGAAGTTTAAGTATAGTCACAGACCTTAAATATTCACATTGTTCTCTATGTCATACTGAAAATAAGTTCACTACTTTTCTGGATATTCTTTACAAAATCTTATTAAAATTCCTGGTATTATCACTCCCAATTATACAGTAGCACAACCACTCTATGTCATTTCACATGATAGCTCTTTAGAGGTTTTATATCTAAATcaccaagaacaaaaaccctacCCTCCCTCATCTTGCACTCAGTTTAACTCTATACTAAGTCCTTGGATTATTATGTACCACTGTAAAAGTATAATTGTATAAAAATTACCATGTTTATGGATACAATAATATGCCATACAGAGCAACAAAGTTACATGTATGTACTGACAAAGATTACTAAAGTTATGTAGGACAAAAACAAATGTTAGGACATGCTATCTAGGCATAGTCCCTAAAAAGAGGCTTCTAGTATCCTAAGTTCAAATAACATTGACAAAAATAATGAACAATtaccttaaaaataattataaagctACTGGCAAATTAGGTAATTGCTAAATAAAAGTAGAGCACAAGATTAAACTCTACTATTTACAACTGCAACATACGAGTAAATTTACAATTGTGCACATGTCAGTGGCTttgtaacaaaaataattcatatacatagaggaaaaattaaagaattttcaGTTCAAGAGAAGCTGAATTCATCTTCACCCATCTTAAAGACACTTAACAGCTCAAAGATTTACCACAGAATAAACTGAAGATTAGGTGATATACCAGAGCTATATTACTGgcgtgtaagataaattttaaagaaattaaagtctACTGTCTGTTCAGAAGTCAGATGACTGTGCAAACTTAATCTCAACAGTAATATACGGAGATGTGCAAACAAATGTAAAGCCTCCACTAGCTGTTTACCTGGAGGCTGACCTTTCTTCTCACAGAGCTTCCTGATAATAACCATAAGCTATAAATACAGGTACAATGCACAGTCAgtgatcttttctttttatttattgttagaATATAAAATAACTGAGAGCACAATAGGTTTCGTTTTTATAAGGAAGACTGCATTTacctgaaaaagaaatacagcatcacacacaaacacacatgggaGTTTAAGAATATTAAACTTCAGTATGTTTAAGAATATGGTGTTATTTTGAATGCTAAAGGAAAAAGGATCCCTGTTTACTGTTGAAATATGTAGTGTTAAAGTTGTTTGAGGAAAAACTTACTAATTCTTCATTATGTAAGTTTTTGTGAATTTAGTTTTCAAATCACAGCTACATAACAATGATTAACAGCTCTGTGTTTATAGTACTGCAACAAGCCAACAAACATTTAAATGCACTTCACATCAAGAGTatgtaaactttatttttcctcttcaagCCTTCAGAAAATCAGGGGCTATTTCAGAAGCCGACCTGGTCAGAACCTCTGAAGGCAAAAGTTCAGGGCCTCACAGTGTGCATGACCGCTTGCGGCACTGCATACCCATTTGCTAGTGAAGTGTCCCCCTTCAGTGGCTTCCAGTAAGGCCTAGAGTTTAAGGTTAACATGAGAAAGTGCCACGGTTGTTTTAGATTAGTGATGGACTACGACAAGATAAAATAAAGTTATTCTGTATATTGTTATACTTACAAGCAGCTCCAATCCTGAGTATTTATGGTAATatctaaacatacaaaaatgtatGTACATTTTTCTCCACTTTCTTGTAAACAGTTGCCAGTATACTGTTTTATCCCTTTATCACTGAAACATGCAAATCATACATACaagtataaataaacaaaagaaaacaatttacacTCATTCAAAAgccaagcaacaacaaaaaatagctACAGTATCAAATCATAAATAACTAATGCTTGAGGCATCTTATATATTCCTAGGAGCAGCCAGCCATTCATTCTAATGTTCTTAGCTGCAATGGTGGCAATACTGAGTTTTGCACCTTCCATGCTTTTACAGTATTTATAACACTATCATATGTGGAGATAAAGACCTGTTTACTATAATCTCTTCTTttcagaatgaagaataaagcagcaCTTACAAATACTGAAGCAGTGGCAGCAACAGCTGGTGTCACCACTGCAAGATCAGGAGGAAGTTTTCCATTCTAacaacttttaaattaaaaaagtaaagaaaaaattgaCCTAAACAAATGATTACATGTTCATTCCTTGGGCACTTAACAGCGAGTCCAGCATGTCGAATGTGTCTTTGTAGTCCATATGCTGGCTGTTTGTACTGTACTCATGACTGACATCAGGACCGTTGGTCTCCACTGGCTTCTTGTCCAGTTTCACGAGGGTGCTGAGATGTCCGTAGCCCACCTGGTATGTGACAGGGGGAGGAGGGGGTAAGGGATGGTTAAAAACAGAGTTGTGAGAGGATATATACTGCTTAACAGAGGAGGAAGAACATGATGAACTACCTGAACTTTTGGAACTTTTGCTCATTTTGGAGTGATGGTTGTGAGATGCATCATTGATATGCAGCTTCTTCCGTGAAGAGCTGGAACTACAGGAAATGCCATCTGTGCCCAGGCCAACAGGACTCCTCAGAACAGCAGGAGGCATTCCTTCAGCACTGTGCttgccgccaccgccgccgccgccagtgtgtgagtgggaatgctTGTGACTGCTGGGGTGGTGGCGGTTTGAGGGATGCTCCTTGTGCTTGTCCTTATGGTCTCGGCTGATATGTGGGCTTGAATGTTTGCTCTTCCCACTGCCTTCATCGGAAGAGCTGTGTCTTTCTGAAGAAGAAacttttatcttcattttcagTTCTTCTTTACTGGCGCTTTTATCAGTTGGTGGTATTGGAATTCGCAGTTTCAGCGATccactcttttccttcttttctaccaAGTGTTTTTCAGGTTTTTCAGCATTTGCGatgggaattttcattttaatgggaGAAGTCACAGAACTGCTGCCGGCTGCCTGTGGCTGCATGTGTTTGTGCTGCTCTACCTGGGCAGCTACATACTGTTCTCGAACATCCAGATCAAGGGTTTCTAACTTACGCTTTTCTCTATATTTATCTAAAGACATTTTCTGAGGAATTACTCCAGGAGTAGCAGAAAGTGGCCCATGGTGTTTACTGCCTCCCACTTTGTGAGTATATTCTTGCTTAACAGAAGGATGATCGGAACCTCGGTCAGGTCTGTGATGCAATCCTGTGTGTAGTGACACAGAAGGTCCTTGCTGGAAGCTGATGTTGTACTGGCTACCAGACAAAGATGCCTCCTGTTTCTGTGAATACATCTGTTCTGTCCTTGCTGATTCTTGATGTTGAGGCCATTCTTGGTGTGATGACAAACCGTATGAGGTACTTGGCATTCCCGGTGTTAGCAATGACAAGTTATCAGGTGTATGGCTGTCTTGAACAGAAATATTTCCTGAATTTAGAGGTACTGGTGCAGGGAATGCTGATGTAGATGGTTTCTGAAAACTTGGGTTTGTAGGCACACCAGTAACACTATCTACTAAAATGGAATTCTGGACCAAAGATGAACCAAGAAGTGGTGTTTCTGATACTTGTCCATCTACTTTTGGTTTCCTAGCCGCCTGATTAGCCTATTTGAATAAACACAAAAGAAGCAATAACAGCAAAGGCATGTAATACaaatttctgttttataaaaattctatattAAACATATGGAAATAAAATCACCTGGGGTTCAAGGCTTTATGTTGTCAGTAAATAATTGTATTATTGAGGAGGCATAAAAAAAAGCTATAAGAGGTTGAAAGTCCTGGTTTTGAAGTAAGATACAGGTTAAATCCTAGCTCAGCATTTTGCGAAAGTAATTTGACTTGTCTAGGCTTGAATTTCCCCACTTGTAAAATGAGGAGAGTATTTCTATCAGTATCATTGTGTGAATTAAACAAATTCATAAAGTACTTATTAGCAGAGCCCACTGGACATGGTTGTTGAAAAAACTATGTAAACTATGAGTGCCTGCAACTCATGATACACTGTAATTATTTAGGACTATTGGAAATGAGAATATTTAACCATAAAAATTCAAATTGGTTAGCTATAATTGTTAGATAAATGACAAATTGAGGTTCTATTTAAACCCTGCCATTTCTCTTACCCTCCAGTTTCGAATCCTCTTCAACCTACTAGGCGTTTTCTCCAATATTTGTAGAAACTCATGTGTtagctctaaaaataaaatttaaatttaaaacttagAAGGTGCCTTCAGGATTTAAATTTCTCTCAAGTGGGCAATATTAAAAAGGGACCTCAAGAGTTCATCTATTTCACTGTCACCCTTCTATTCAACTTTCAGTATATACAGAAGACACAGCTCTGAACCAGTATATTTAAagatgaatcttaaaaaaaaaaaaaaattctcccccCATGCTCCACCTCCCCAATTTTACATGCTTACTCAGAATTTGTGGATAACtttgtaacattaaaaaaaaattccccccAAACAGAAAATTTCCATTAGGCAAACACAATAGTAATAATTGTTGCAGGCAAGATCCAttaatagacttttaaaaaatcagtggacAAAAGTTTGAGGAGAAGGAGGATATTGGTGTAATCCCAACATACCTTCCTCAAgacatttcaaagagaaaaatagtaaATTTACGATGGAGAAACCCAGGAAATACCACCTTGACCAAGTGACCATGGTTATCATTACCAGCAATAAGACATCAACAGAGACGTGCCCCTTGATTAGAGGCACCGAGTAGGGCACAATCTGTTTCTGTGACAGCCTTGCCAAAAATGTGTAACTTCAAGTCTGATGGTGAGAAAACATCACACAAACTCCAACTGAGGAACATTCTATAAAGTTCCTACTGACCATTATTCTTCAAAGTGTCAaagtaatgaaagaaaaggaaaaatggaa from Manis pentadactyla isolate mManPen7 chromosome 8, mManPen7.hap1, whole genome shotgun sequence includes:
- the CCNT2 gene encoding cyclin-T2 isoform X4 codes for the protein MLQTLGFEITIEHPHTDVVKCTQLVRASKDLAQTSYFMATNSLHLTTFCLQYKPTVIACVCIHLACKWSNWEIPVSTDGKHWWEYVDPTVTLELLDELTHEFLQILEKTPSRLKRIRNWRANQAARKPKVDGQVSETPLLGSSLVQNSILVDSVTGVPTNPSFQKPSTSAFPAPVPLNSGNISVQDSHTPDNLSLLTPGMPSTSYGLSSHQEWPQHQESARTEQMYSQKQEASLSGSQYNISFQQGPSVSLHTGLHHRPDRGSDHPSVKQEYTHKVGGSKHHGPLSATPGVIPQKMSLDKYREKRKLETLDLDVREQYVAAQVEQHKHMQPQAAGSSSVTSPIKMKIPIANAEKPEKHLVEKKEKSGSLKLRIPIPPTDKSASKEELKMKIKVSSSERHSSSDEGSGKSKHSSPHISRDHKDKHKEHPSNRHHPSSHKHSHSHTGGGGGGGKHSAEGMPPAVLRSPVGLGTDGISCSSSSSRKKLHINDASHNHHSKMSKSSKSSGSSSCSSSSVKQYISSHNSVFNHPLPPPPPVTYQVGYGHLSTLVKLDKKPVETNGPDVSHEYSTNSQHMDYKDTFDMLDSLLSAQGMNM
- the CCNT2 gene encoding cyclin-T2 isoform X1; protein product: MASGRGASSRWFFTREQLENTPSRRCGVEADKELSYRQQAANLIQDMGQRLNVSQLTINTAIVYMHRFYMHHSFTKFNRNIISPTALFLAAKVEEQARKLEHVIKVAHACLHPLEPLLDTKCDAYLQQTQELVLLETIMLQTLGFEITIEHPHTDVVKCTQLVRASKDLAQTSYFMATNSLHLTTFCLQYKPTVIACVCIHLACKWSNWEIPVSTDGKHWWEYVDPTVTLELLDELTHEFLQILEKTPSRLKRIRNWRANQAARKPKVDGQVSETPLLGSSLVQNSILVDSVTGVPTNPSFQKPSTSAFPAPVPLNSGNISVQDSHTPDNLSLLTPGMPSTSYGLSSHQEWPQHQESARTEQMYSQKQEASLSGSQYNISFQQGPSVSLHTGLHHRPDRGSDHPSVKQEYTHKVGGSKHHGPLSATPGVIPQKMSLDKYREKRKLETLDLDVREQYVAAQVEQHKHMQPQAAGSSSVTSPIKMKIPIANAEKPEKHLVEKKEKSGSLKLRIPIPPTDKSASKEELKMKIKVSSSERHSSSDEGSGKSKHSSPHISRDHKDKHKEHPSNRHHPSSHKHSHSHTGGGGGGGKHSAEGMPPAVLRSPVGLGTDGISCSSSSSRKKLHINDASHNHHSKMSKSSKSSGSSSCSSSSVKQYISSHNSVFNHPLPPPPPVTYQVGYGHLSTLVKLDKKPVETNGPDVSHEYSTNSQHMDYKDTFDMLDSLLSAQGMNM
- the CCNT2 gene encoding cyclin-T2 isoform X3, whose amino-acid sequence is MTELIVSFEITIEHPHTDVVKCTQLVRASKDLAQTSYFMATNSLHLTTFCLQYKPTVIACVCIHLACKWSNWEIPVSTDGKHWWEYVDPTVTLELLDELTHEFLQILEKTPSRLKRIRNWRANQAARKPKVDGQVSETPLLGSSLVQNSILVDSVTGVPTNPSFQKPSTSAFPAPVPLNSGNISVQDSHTPDNLSLLTPGMPSTSYGLSSHQEWPQHQESARTEQMYSQKQEASLSGSQYNISFQQGPSVSLHTGLHHRPDRGSDHPSVKQEYTHKVGGSKHHGPLSATPGVIPQKMSLDKYREKRKLETLDLDVREQYVAAQVEQHKHMQPQAAGSSSVTSPIKMKIPIANAEKPEKHLVEKKEKSGSLKLRIPIPPTDKSASKEELKMKIKVSSSERHSSSDEGSGKSKHSSPHISRDHKDKHKEHPSNRHHPSSHKHSHSHTGGGGGGGKHSAEGMPPAVLRSPVGLGTDGISCSSSSSRKKLHINDASHNHHSKMSKSSKSSGSSSCSSSSVKQYISSHNSVFNHPLPPPPPVTYQVGYGHLSTLVKLDKKPVETNGPDVSHEYSTNSQHMDYKDTFDMLDSLLSAQGMNM